A window from Glandiceps talaboti chromosome 15, keGlaTala1.1, whole genome shotgun sequence encodes these proteins:
- the LOC144446347 gene encoding gamma-aminobutyric acid type B receptor subunit 2-like, giving the protein MKLFQVSFLVVFTVYNLIKITNGNLKTPLYIGGLFPHDYDGFYGGLLQYAERAIEHVNNSTAVLDDYELKMVWRPIMKDGIENIGLALHSVFDFVYRGPQIVYIWGPTYSHTVYDVNRLTTYYNIPQETLSWIQLLENDNVTILSVSTLKSDNARDVVRILKSFDTRITLFGSYPKEAANLMCAAYKQGMYGPRYVYIMPGWYHKKWWKETPTNCTVDQMDIITKGYIGVDALPVTDHLERINFTGKPPTKEEMNFYRDFRASILESDYNTYVEYSYDIIWSIALALNSADNILCLSKGGKRIHEFTYNDSDIAKLVWEETRKLVVHGMTGIILFDKNAVRQSPVVIEQLQNGNQVKVCTYDKFTDEMICTDQFTWEGDTPPVDGVTHLQNILTLSDVYIWVIYSLTTIEVLMAIGLIGMSIVYRNNRVMKLSSAMVTIFIPIGCLILSISVFLFGVDLSRVSPGMVTFVCLTREVFIWIGLSLGFGALFAKTYRIHIIFNSALRKMKTTKHLRDGKLIFFILTLVTLDGALLVVRLLVDTTSLEAVLLEPSMDLSHPPQEIMITPVVKLCSSKYQLYFLLVVLIIKSILFLSGTCLAWKTRTVHVSELNESQYIALSVYVTVVTSVIATPVVVVMQTNVNVVFVVVGGAILMANATVMSLVYVPKILLIHREQKHPGKYDKQTFLFCTAKGDEPNRKVIQDLSDELKTNRKFLQKVKLILRSMESVADDLEDRKNT; this is encoded by the exons ATGAAGCTATTTCAAGTTTCCTTTTTGGTCGTATTCACTGTATATAATTTAATCAAGATCACAAATGGAAATTTGAAGACACCTCTCTACATCGGTGGGCTATTTCCACATGATTACGATGGTTTTTATGGAGGTCTACTTCAATATGCTGAGAGAGCTATTGAACACGTCAACAACAGTACGGCAGTTTTGGACGACTATGAACTTAAGATGGTTTGGAGACCAATCATGAAAGATGGCATT GAAAATATTGGATTGGCATTGCATTCTGTATTCGACTTTGTGTACAGAGGTCCacaaattgtatatatttggGGACCAACTTACAGCCACACTGTTTATGATGTGAATCGACTGACTACATATTACAACATACCACAG GAAACGTTGTCATGGATACAGTTATTAGAAAACGACAATGTGACTATACTGTCTGTTTCAACTCTGAAGTCTGACAATGCCCGTGACGTTGTTCGAATATTGAAG AGCTTCGATACTAGAATCACTTTATTTGGTTCGTATCCAAAGGAAGCTGCCAATCTTATGTGTGCG GCATACAAACAAGGCATGTATGGGCCGAGATACGTCTACATTATGCCCGGATGGTATCATAAAAAATGGTGGAAAGAAACGCCAACAAATTGTACGGTTGACCAAATGGATATTATTACCAAGGGGTACATTGGAGTGGATGCGTTGCCAGTTACTGACCATTTAGAACGTATTAATTTTACTGGAAAA CCACCAACTAAAGAAGAAATGAATTTCTACAGAGACTTTCGTGCAAGCATATTGGAATCCGACTACAACACTTACGTCGAGTATTCCTACGATATCATATGGTCCATAGCCTTGGCACTCAATTCTGCTGACAACATTCTGTGCCTTAGCAAGGGGGGTAAACGAATACACGAATTCACGTATAATGATTCTGATATTGCCAAGCTGGTGTGGGAAGAGACGAGAAAACTTGTTGTTCATGGAATGACG GggataatattatttgataaaaatgctGTTCGTCAAAGTCCAGTCGTCATCGAGCAACTACAAA ATGGAAATCAAGTGAAAGTCTGCACTTACGATAAATTTACCGATGAGATGATATGCACAGATCAGTTTACATGGGAAG GTGATACCCCACCTGTAGATGGCGTAACTCATCTACAAAACATTCTTACATTGTCAGATGTATACATTTGGGTTATTTATTCTCTGACAACGATTGAAGTTTTGATGGCAATAGGTTTGATTGGAATGAGTATTGTCTACAGAAACAACAG AGTGATGAAACTAAGTAGTGCCATGGTAACCATATTCATCCCGATTGGCTGCCTCATCCTGTCCATCAGTGTATTCCTGTTTGGGGTGGATTTATCCAGGGTATCACCAGGAATGGTCACATTTGTATGTCTA ACTCGAGAGGTGTTTATTTGGATTGGATTGTCCCTTGGCTTTGGTGCCTTATTTGCCAAGACCTACAGGATACATATTATTTTCAACAGTGCCCTCAGAAAAATGAAAACCACCAAA CATTTAAGAGAtggaaaattgatatttttcatcTTGACCTTGGTAACTCTAGATGGCGCCCTTCTTGTTGTTAGACTTCTCGTCGATACCACTTCACTGGAGGCAGTTCTCCTCGAACCCTCG ATGGATCTATCTCACCCACCACAAGAGATTATGATAACACCTGTTGTCAAGCTGTGTTCATCCAAGTATCAGTTGTACTTTCTCCTAGTTGTGTTGATAATTAAGTCCATTTTGTTTCTGTCGGGGACATGTTTGGCATGGAAAACTCGCACAGTACATGTCAGCGAACTGAACGAAA GTCAATACATCGCACTTTCAGTGTATGTTACCGTGGTAACATCTGTGATTGCTACACCTGTCGTCGTGGTAATGCAGACAAACGTGAATGTTGTCTTTGTGGTCGTTGGTGGGGCTATTCTGATGGCAAATGCCACTGTAATGTCTCTGGTCTATGTACCAAAG ATTCTTCTGATACATAGAGAACAAAAACATCCTGGAAAGTATGACAAACAGAcgtttttattttgtacagcCAAAGGAGATGAACCCAATCGAAAAGTTATACAGGATTTATCTGATGAACTCAAAACA AATCGGAAATTTCTGCAGAAGGTAAAGTTGATATTAAGAAGTATGGAATCGGTAGCTGATGATTTGGAAGACAGAAAGAATACATGA
- the LOC144446793 gene encoding ATP synthase peripheral stalk subunit F6, mitochondrial-like: MLLRLLATRSSSVGAAVLQQTRRNIGVSAVVMQKVQLDPIQKLYLDKLREYAAKSKAAGGKMVDVDAAAEKGMQDEIERLAKIFGGGDMTKFPEFQFKEIDFDAPSK; this comes from the exons ATGTTACTCAGGCTACTTGCTACTAGATCAAGCAGTGTTGGAGCTGCAGTGCTTCAGCAAACAAGACGGAATATTGGAGTGTCAGCAGTTGTCATGCAGAAAGTACAGCTAGACCCCATACAGAAATTATATCTCGACAAACTTAGGGAATATGCAGCAAAGAGCAA AGCTGCTGGTGGAAAGATGGTTGATGTAGATGCTGCTGCTGAGAAGGGTATGCAGGATGAAATTGAACGATTGGCCAAAATCTTCGGAGGTGGTGATATGACAAAATTTCCAGAATTTCAGTTTAAAG AAATTGATTTTGATGCACCAAGTAAATGA